A DNA window from Mastomys coucha isolate ucsf_1 unplaced genomic scaffold, UCSF_Mcou_1 pScaffold21, whole genome shotgun sequence contains the following coding sequences:
- the Gcnt1 gene encoding beta-1,3-galactosyl-O-glycosyl-glycoprotein beta-1,6-N-acetylglucosaminyltransferase: protein MLRHLFRRRLFSYPTKYYILVLVLSLITFSVLRIHQKSEFVSVRHLELAGDDPYSNVNCTKILQGDPEEIQKVKLEILTVHFKKRPRWTPQDYINMTHDCASFMRTRKYIVEPLTKEEVDFPIAYSIVVHHKIEMLDRLLRAIYMPQNFYCIHVDRKAEGSFLAAVQGIASCFDNVFVASQLESVVYASWSRVKADLNCMRDLYRMSANWKYLINLCGMDFPIKTNLEIVRKLKCFTGENNLETEKMPPNKEERWKKRYSIVNGKLVNTGVAKGKPPLKTPLFSGSAYFVVSREYVSYVLENENIQKFMEWAQDTYSPDEFLWATIQRIPEVPGSLPTNHKYDLSDMNAVARFVKWQYFEGDVSNGAPYPPCNGVHVRSVCVFGAGDLSWMLHQHHFFANKFDMDVDPFAIQCLDEHLRHKALETLEH, encoded by the coding sequence ATGCTGAGACACTTGTTTCGGAGGAGACTTTTCTCTTATCCTACAAAATACTACATTCtggttcttgttctctctctaatTACCTTCTCTGTTTTAAGAATTCATCAGAAGTCTGAATTTGTTAGTGTCAGACACTTGGAGCTTGCTGGAGATGATCCTTACAGCAATGTTAATTGCACCAAGATTTTACAGGGTGACCCAGAAGAAATCCAGAAGGTGAAGCTTGAGATACTAACAGTGCACTTCAAGAAGCGCCCAAGGTGGACACCGCAAGACTATATAAACATGACCCATGACTGTGCCTCTTTCATGAGGACACGCAAATATATTGTGGAGCCCCTTACTAAAGAAGAGGTAGACTTTCCCATTGCATATTCCATAGTGGTTCATCATAAGATTGAAATGCTTGACAGGCTCCTGAGAGCTATCTATATGCCTCAGAATTTCTATTGCATTCACGTGGACAGAAAAGCAGAGGGATCCTTTTTAGCCGCGGTGCAGGGCATCGCTTCCTGCTTTGATAATGTCTTTGTGGCCAGCCAGTTGGAGAGTGTTGTTTATGCATCCTGGAGTCGGGTTAAGGCTGACCTCAACTGCATGAGGGACCTGTACAGAATGAGTGCAAACTGGAAGTACTTGATCAATCTTTGTGGTATGGACTTCCCTATTAAAACCAACCTGGAAATTGTCAGGAAGCTCAAGTGCTTCACAGGGGAAAACAACCTGGaaactgagaagatgcctcccaacaaggaagagagatggaaaaagagaTACTCCATTGTTAATGGGAAGCTGGTAAACACTGGAGTAGCCAAAGGGAAGCCTCCACTCAAAACTCCTCTTTTTTCAGGAAGTGCCTACTTCGTGGTCAGCAGGGAATATGTCAGCTATGTgctggaaaatgaaaatattcaaaagttcATGGAATGGGCACAGGACACATACAGCCCAGATGAGTTCCTCTGGGCCACCATCCAAAGGATCCCTGAAGTCCCTGGTTCTCTCCCCACAAACCATAAGTATGACTTGTCTGACATGAATGCTGTTGCTAGGTTTGTCAAGTGGCAGTATTTCGAAGGCGACGTTTCCAACGGCGCACCTTACCCACCGTGCAATGGAGTCCACGTGCGGTCCGTGTGCGTTTTCGGAGCTGGTGACTTGAGCTGGATGCTGCACCAACACCACTTTTTTGCCAATAAGTTTGACATGGATGTTGACCCCTTTGCCATCCAGTGTTTGGATGAGCATCTGAGGCATAAAGCCCTGGAAACCTTAGAACACTAA